In one Acidobacteriota bacterium genomic region, the following are encoded:
- a CDS encoding TonB-dependent receptor, which translates to MLRFVAICLVVGLYLVWPSFGFVSDSVVAQSTYGSFVGTVSDETGARIGGAKVEITNEQTGLTRTVDTDADGNLLIINLDAGLYEITVSAPYFKTLRWPAVQLLARQTIRFDFILSTSDDCIFIDVPGTPTTTDSPTISDSKSGREINELALNFRATNNTSPIVVATLAPGVQQDRDGNISIAGSLPYMTSVSIDGISTLNSRFNGPVRDLFPSVESIAEFKVSSFNNNAEFGQVTDLTTTSRSGQNEFHGSAFWFHQNRALNATDPFAPSDPARPGKRLKPALVANSFGGNVNGPISIPNFYDGRNRSFFFFNYEGVRRPNQTLLSEIVPPDAFRTGDLLSISSPLINPFSGQPFARNQVPVNPTSAKILELLYPRQNQATGTAIQPNFVANVPGAYGVNGFDVRGDHAFSERKTVFARYSHKNVTDTGTDGTGSYNLQNGTFSRITEVRNLAGSFNWIFTPNVLNEFRAGLSRSTFRTTYPLAADGGDLIQSLGLTGLPPTPASGGIPNFNFTDGTFISTSPGRPRTISNRTIQLADNLSWVKGRHTLKFGVDYQYLEFSDILTFFNGDEFGEYNFTGQFTGNAFGDFLLGLPASTTYAQNGPDGNPFTHNISFFVQDEIRMTPKLTVNLGLRYELHLPFKDKTNQLANFDRFFPGGRVVVQNRTGLGLVAQSFKDAIGNTPIVVSSDAGFPEALRETDKNNFNPRIGLAYRPLENTKTVVRGGFGIYTVTVLGSVLYSMLGVATSNAPVFSNAIVNGTPVLQFPDVFPTGQVSGGGLPDYRRANQVDFKDPYAMQWSLTVEQELTGWTGLRLSYTGQRTINLVHSPDLNQVTPNRLGYDRVRDTRPFRNFNAVLTRDNGPSATYHAFTAEVSRKLHRGFSFQNSYTWAKNLSNALGPAPTVFSAENGPTTLNYFDIGADYGNVPFTRRHRFLSTFLWELPFGTGRAYARDLKPFLNALVSGWQLSGITLFQSGAFLTPTFSGTDPSGTGVLVRGVTTTQRPDRIGNGNLSNPTREQYFDPKAFIIPGNNIGRFGNSGVGILEGPGTKVFSLSVAKKFNLTERVFVRYEATISNLLNHTNLDIPSSLNVSSPSFGRITSTQSVDLAGPRTVQMSLRVGF; encoded by the coding sequence ATGCTCAGATTTGTTGCAATCTGTCTGGTTGTGGGCCTTTATCTGGTCTGGCCTTCGTTTGGGTTTGTTTCTGATTCGGTTGTTGCTCAATCCACCTATGGATCATTTGTGGGAACGGTTTCTGATGAAACCGGGGCCCGAATTGGCGGTGCAAAAGTCGAAATCACCAACGAGCAAACAGGACTCACGCGAACTGTTGATACCGATGCGGATGGTAATCTTTTGATTATCAATCTGGATGCTGGCCTCTATGAAATAACTGTTTCGGCCCCATACTTTAAGACCTTGCGTTGGCCTGCTGTTCAGTTACTGGCTCGCCAAACTATCAGATTTGATTTTATTTTGAGTACTTCAGATGATTGTATATTTATTGATGTCCCTGGTACACCGACAACCACCGACTCTCCAACCATTTCAGATTCCAAATCCGGTCGCGAAATCAACGAACTCGCCCTCAATTTCCGGGCGACGAACAACACCAGCCCGATTGTCGTGGCCACGCTGGCGCCGGGTGTGCAACAGGACCGTGACGGCAACATCAGCATTGCCGGGAGTTTGCCCTACATGACGTCGGTTTCAATTGATGGAATTTCCACGCTCAACAGCCGGTTCAATGGCCCGGTCAGGGATTTGTTTCCGTCGGTTGAAAGCATCGCGGAATTTAAAGTCAGTTCGTTTAATAACAATGCCGAATTTGGTCAGGTGACCGACCTCACCACCACTTCACGAAGCGGACAAAACGAATTTCACGGTTCGGCCTTTTGGTTTCATCAAAATCGGGCGTTGAATGCCACCGACCCGTTTGCTCCGAGCGACCCGGCCCGACCTGGAAAACGACTCAAACCGGCACTGGTGGCCAATAGTTTCGGCGGAAATGTGAATGGGCCAATTTCAATTCCGAATTTTTACGATGGACGCAACCGTTCATTTTTCTTCTTCAATTATGAGGGCGTCCGGCGTCCAAATCAGACATTACTTTCAGAAATCGTGCCGCCAGATGCCTTTCGAACCGGCGACCTGTTGAGCATTTCCTCCCCGTTGATCAATCCTTTTTCGGGCCAACCCTTTGCCCGCAATCAGGTTCCGGTCAACCCAACATCAGCCAAAATTTTGGAATTGCTCTACCCTCGTCAGAATCAAGCCACGGGAACCGCGATTCAGCCCAATTTTGTCGCCAACGTCCCCGGCGCCTACGGCGTGAACGGCTTTGATGTGCGCGGCGACCATGCTTTCAGCGAACGCAAAACCGTGTTTGCCCGCTATAGCCACAAAAATGTCACCGACACCGGCACGGACGGCACCGGAAGCTACAACCTTCAAAACGGGACGTTTTCGCGCATCACCGAAGTTCGGAACCTGGCGGGTTCGTTCAACTGGATTTTCACTCCCAATGTGCTCAATGAATTTCGGGCTGGATTGTCACGGTCAACGTTTCGAACCACCTACCCGCTGGCGGCTGATGGCGGAGACCTGATTCAATCCCTTGGCCTGACGGGACTTCCACCGACACCCGCTTCAGGAGGCATTCCAAATTTCAACTTCACCGACGGCACCTTTATTTCAACCAGCCCAGGTCGTCCGCGCACGATTTCAAATCGAACCATCCAGCTTGCCGATAATCTCTCGTGGGTCAAAGGCCGCCACACCCTGAAATTCGGTGTGGATTACCAGTACCTTGAATTTTCAGATATTTTGACCTTTTTCAATGGCGATGAATTTGGCGAATACAACTTCACCGGGCAGTTTACCGGAAACGCCTTTGGTGATTTTCTGCTTGGGCTGCCGGCTTCAACGACCTATGCCCAGAACGGGCCCGACGGGAACCCCTTTACCCACAACATTTCCTTTTTTGTCCAGGATGAAATCAGAATGACGCCAAAGCTGACTGTCAATCTGGGCCTGCGCTACGAACTGCACCTGCCGTTCAAAGACAAAACCAACCAGCTTGCCAACTTTGACCGCTTTTTTCCTGGCGGACGGGTCGTGGTCCAAAATCGAACTGGCCTGGGCCTGGTGGCGCAATCGTTCAAAGATGCGATTGGCAACACGCCGATTGTGGTTTCAAGCGACGCGGGTTTCCCCGAAGCACTCCGGGAAACGGATAAAAACAACTTCAATCCACGGATTGGGCTGGCTTATCGTCCACTTGAAAATACCAAAACGGTGGTTCGTGGCGGGTTTGGTATTTACACGGTAACGGTGCTTGGTTCGGTGCTGTATTCGATGCTTGGGGTGGCGACCAGCAATGCCCCGGTGTTTTCAAACGCGATTGTGAATGGAACCCCAGTGCTGCAATTCCCTGATGTTTTCCCAACGGGTCAGGTCAGTGGCGGCGGGCTGCCGGATTATCGCCGGGCCAATCAGGTTGATTTCAAAGACCCATATGCCATGCAGTGGAGTCTAACGGTTGAACAAGAACTCACCGGCTGGACTGGACTGAGACTTTCCTACACCGGCCAGCGCACAATCAATCTGGTGCATAGCCCTGATTTAAATCAGGTTACACCCAACAGGCTGGGTTATGATCGTGTGCGCGACACGCGGCCATTTCGAAATTTCAACGCCGTGCTGACCCGCGACAACGGCCCGAGTGCTACCTATCACGCGTTTACGGCGGAAGTTTCGCGCAAACTCCATCGCGGCTTCAGTTTCCAGAATTCCTATACCTGGGCCAAAAATTTGTCGAATGCACTCGGCCCGGCGCCAACCGTGTTTTCAGCCGAAAATGGACCGACGACACTCAACTATTTCGACATTGGCGCTGATTATGGAAATGTGCCGTTTACCCGACGACACCGGTTTCTGAGCACGTTTTTGTGGGAATTGCCCTTTGGCACTGGCCGGGCGTATGCCAGAGATTTGAAACCCTTTCTCAACGCGCTGGTCAGTGGCTGGCAATTATCAGGCATTACCCTGTTTCAATCTGGAGCGTTTTTAACGCCAACCTTTAGCGGGACGGATCCTTCTGGAACGGGTGTTCTGGTGCGGGGGGTGACCACAACCCAGCGACCAGACCGGATTGGAAATGGCAACCTTTCAAACCCAACCCGTGAGCAATACTTCGACCCGAAGGCGTTTATCATTCCCGGCAACAACATCGGGCGGTTTGGAAATTCGGGTGTTGGAATCCTGGAAGGCCCTGGAACCAAAGTCTTTTCGCTCTCAGTGGCCAAAAAATTCAATCTGACGGAACGGGTATTTGTGCGCTACGAAGCCACGATTTCCAACCTGTTAAATCACACCAACCTCGACATTCCATCATCGCTCAATGTCTCATCACCCAGTTTTGGGCGAATTACTTCGACCCAAAGCGTTGACCTGGCTGGACCAAGAACAGTACAAATGTCACTCCGGGTTGGGTTTTAG
- a CDS encoding tetratricopeptide repeat protein — translation MPGWLSRSIGLFFIGLLLVAGGAHHSPVQSQSQSAAYDFQNPTQREMRGGETHTYTFKLKANELMRLVIEQRGIDVVLRWLGPDGTVLDEVDSPTGIQGPETLITFADQAGTYHLNVVSPNQAAAAGSYELKVEEFEAASQQGRFRYEATKLNNQLTHLFQAGKYDEALQLAPQAIEECEKFLGADHYTVGDSLNTLAELYRIKSDYAKAEPLYQRSLLIMEKSLGPDHPNVAKTMNNLAVLYQARGDFLRAEALYQQSLGIYEKALGPDHTWVASILNSLAVLYRTRGDYDRPELLYQRCLAIKEKALGPDHPEIAIALSNWAYFYYFKGDFVKAEPFFQRSLAISEKVFGPDHPDVAASLNGLALVFRAKGDYAQAESLARRSLVIREKALGRDHPEVAQSLNNLALIVTARGETSTVEPLFQRAVEIYTKTQGPHSTTVASSLANLAQFYETKDDYATAEPLLKRTLEIREKAFGPNHPAVAEALFHLAALYQAKGDISQAILYQSRSNEVSERDLMRNLVSGSERQKLLYLNQTATITERTLSLNMQAAPQNLEARQVALTVLLRRKGRALDALTQAIETLRQKQDPETQNLLDDYARLTSQISVLTLRGPGKQKPEDHLAYLQSLEEQKEKLEAAISRRSKEFQAQTIPVTLEGVQKLIPAQAVLLEYAVYRPYDTKVNRFGPARYVVYSLDQQGKINVADLGEVQHIDESVAKLRQLLSNSRSDLENELKPAAQDLNQLVLKPIRSLIGNARQLLISPDGGLSLIPFAALVDETGSFLLEQYQLTYLTSGRDLLRLAVKVESHHSPVILADPDYSTGKGPVLAGKQYKPLSRLIGTKVEGQSLKSLFPKADLKMQAQASKPALKEVKRPEILHIATHGRFLEDKPQPQLPQMAQRSLVPVEPQGNAEQLKLENPLLRSWLFFAGANCSDAGETDSTLTALEAAQLDLWGTKLVVLSACETGVGEAKTGDGVYGLRRALVLAGSESQMMSLWSVSDRATGELMVEYYTRLKAGEGRGDALRNVQLKMLNDPKRRHPFYWASFIQSGEWANLAGVRKK, via the coding sequence ATGCCAGGCTGGCTCTCACGTTCCATCGGTCTGTTTTTTATTGGGTTGCTGCTCGTGGCTGGTGGTGCTCACCACTCACCAGTTCAATCCCAATCGCAGTCTGCGGCTTATGATTTTCAAAACCCGACCCAGCGTGAGATGAGAGGTGGTGAAACTCACACCTACACCTTCAAGCTCAAGGCAAATGAGTTGATGAGGTTGGTGATCGAACAACGTGGCATTGATGTTGTCCTGCGCTGGCTTGGACCGGATGGAACGGTGTTGGACGAAGTTGACAGCCCCACTGGAATACAGGGACCCGAGACACTTATCACCTTCGCTGACCAGGCCGGGACCTACCATCTGAACGTGGTCTCACCAAACCAGGCCGCTGCTGCTGGGAGCTATGAACTCAAAGTTGAGGAATTTGAAGCCGCTTCCCAACAGGGACGATTTCGCTATGAAGCCACCAAATTGAACAATCAACTGACGCATCTTTTCCAGGCTGGAAAATATGATGAAGCTTTGCAACTTGCCCCACAGGCCATCGAAGAGTGCGAAAAATTCTTAGGTGCCGATCATTATACCGTGGGAGACAGCCTCAACACTCTGGCCGAACTGTACCGAATCAAAAGCGATTATGCGAAAGCCGAACCCTTGTACCAGCGGTCGCTCCTGATTATGGAAAAATCCCTGGGGCCCGATCATCCGAATGTCGCCAAAACAATGAACAATTTGGCAGTCCTGTATCAGGCCAGGGGCGATTTTCTTCGAGCTGAAGCCCTGTATCAGCAATCACTTGGAATTTATGAAAAAGCCCTGGGGCCCGATCACACCTGGGTGGCCAGTATCTTGAACAGCCTCGCGGTGTTATATCGAACCAGGGGTGATTATGACCGACCAGAGCTGCTCTATCAGCGATGCCTTGCCATCAAAGAGAAAGCGCTTGGCCCAGACCATCCAGAAATTGCGATTGCCCTTTCCAACTGGGCGTATTTCTATTATTTCAAAGGAGATTTCGTCAAAGCAGAGCCTTTCTTCCAACGGTCGCTGGCGATTTCAGAGAAAGTCTTTGGCCCAGATCACCCAGATGTTGCAGCCAGCCTCAATGGCCTGGCGCTGGTGTTTCGTGCCAAGGGTGACTATGCCCAGGCCGAATCGCTTGCCCGGCGGTCTCTGGTGATTCGGGAAAAAGCCCTTGGCCGGGATCACCCCGAAGTGGCCCAAAGTCTCAATAATCTGGCCTTGATTGTCACGGCCAGAGGTGAAACGTCCACGGTTGAGCCGCTTTTCCAACGGGCGGTTGAGATTTACACCAAAACACAGGGACCACATAGCACCACCGTCGCGTCCAGTCTTGCCAACCTGGCCCAGTTTTATGAAACCAAAGACGATTACGCCACCGCCGAACCACTCTTGAAACGGACGCTTGAAATTCGTGAAAAAGCATTTGGTCCAAACCACCCGGCAGTGGCAGAGGCACTGTTTCATCTGGCGGCTCTGTACCAGGCAAAAGGCGACATTTCCCAGGCCATTCTCTATCAGTCCCGAAGTAATGAAGTCAGCGAGCGTGATTTGATGCGCAATCTGGTATCGGGATCTGAACGGCAGAAGTTGCTCTACCTGAATCAGACCGCAACCATCACTGAGCGAACCCTATCACTCAATATGCAAGCAGCACCTCAGAACCTTGAGGCCCGCCAGGTTGCTCTGACGGTTCTCTTGCGTCGCAAAGGACGGGCACTCGATGCGCTAACTCAAGCTATCGAAACCTTGCGTCAGAAGCAGGATCCGGAAACCCAGAACCTGCTCGATGACTATGCACGCCTGACCAGTCAAATTTCGGTTCTTACCTTACGCGGTCCCGGAAAACAAAAACCAGAAGACCATCTGGCCTACTTGCAGTCTCTGGAAGAACAAAAAGAAAAACTGGAAGCCGCTATCAGCCGTCGCAGCAAGGAATTTCAAGCCCAAACCATTCCTGTCACACTTGAAGGCGTTCAAAAGCTCATCCCGGCCCAGGCCGTCCTGCTCGAATATGCCGTGTATCGGCCCTATGACACCAAAGTCAATCGCTTTGGTCCTGCGCGTTATGTGGTGTATTCGCTTGATCAACAGGGAAAAATCAATGTCGCTGACCTCGGGGAAGTCCAACACATTGACGAAAGCGTGGCGAAACTGCGTCAGCTTTTGAGCAATTCCAGGTCAGATCTTGAAAATGAACTCAAACCGGCTGCCCAGGACCTGAATCAGTTGGTTCTCAAACCAATTCGGTCTCTCATCGGAAATGCCCGCCAGTTGCTTATCTCACCTGATGGTGGGTTGAGTTTGATTCCCTTTGCGGCTCTGGTAGATGAAACCGGATCGTTTCTACTTGAACAATACCAGCTCACATATTTAACCAGCGGGCGTGATTTGCTTCGGCTGGCGGTGAAAGTTGAGAGTCATCATTCCCCGGTCATTCTGGCTGACCCGGATTACTCCACCGGCAAAGGGCCAGTTCTGGCTGGGAAACAATATAAGCCGCTTTCCCGACTCATTGGAACGAAAGTTGAAGGACAATCCCTAAAAAGTCTCTTTCCCAAAGCTGATCTCAAAATGCAGGCTCAAGCCTCTAAACCAGCACTGAAAGAAGTAAAGCGACCTGAAATCCTGCACATTGCCACCCACGGGCGTTTTCTGGAAGATAAACCCCAACCTCAACTCCCTCAGATGGCACAACGCTCGCTGGTACCGGTTGAACCACAAGGAAATGCCGAACAACTCAAGCTGGAGAATCCGCTCCTGCGCTCCTGGCTGTTTTTTGCCGGTGCCAATTGCAGCGATGCTGGCGAAACTGACAGCACGTTGACGGCCCTCGAAGCCGCCCAACTCGATTTGTGGGGCACAAAACTGGTCGTCCTCTCGGCTTGTGAAACCGGTGTCGGCGAAGCCAAAACCGGTGATGGTGTGTATGGCCTTCGTCGGGCGCTGGTTCTGGCCGGCAGCGAATCCCAAATGATGAGCCTGTGGTCAGTTTCAGACCGGGCTACAGGGGAATTGATGGTTGAGTATTACACCCGACTCAAAGCTGGCGAAGGCCGCGGCGATGCTCTCCGCAACGTCCAGCTCAAGATGCTCAACGACCCCAAACGGCGTCATCCGTTCTACTGGGCGTCATTTATCCAGTCCGGGGAATGGGCCAATTTAGCTGGGGTGAGGAAGAAATAG
- a CDS encoding serine hydrolase yields the protein MKSLRVRTFLFLFALLFLISVPLQAQTADPRLTEIDAYIAKAAQDWNVPGCAVAIVKDDKVVWAKGYGVRKMGESTPVDDHTLFAIASNSKAFTAATLAILVDEGKVKWDDPVTKYLPWFQMYTPYVTHEMTVRDLLCHRSGLATFSGDLLWYETTYTSEEILRRVRYLKPTSSFRSQFGYQNNMFIAAGEIVRVVTGKSWSEFVTERILAPLGMTSTTTTVTAFKPGDNIAAPHNELDGAMRVIRYSNVDSGAAAAGLNSCVADMAEWLRLQLGRGKYQGKVIFSAKNSREMWTAHTLQPISEVAEKLNPTQHFSAYGLGWSLNDYQGRKVISHGGGLDGMISRTAMIPEENLGLVVLTNSETSLATIVSNKIFDVFLGAPQRDWSAEFLELTRRRKEVEKLETQHIEASRIPNTQPSLPLAKYAGKYSGPLYGNATITEENGQLVLRLIPAPNFVGDLEHWHLDTFRLKWRPSVSYPFPKGLVTFTINASGKPTELKIDCPNPDFDFGELELRR from the coding sequence ATGAAATCGCTTCGTGTGAGGACCTTTCTCTTTCTTTTTGCGCTCCTGTTTCTGATTTCCGTTCCCCTTCAGGCTCAGACCGCCGACCCGCGACTGACCGAAATTGACGCCTATATCGCCAAAGCCGCTCAGGATTGGAATGTTCCGGGCTGTGCCGTGGCCATTGTCAAAGATGACAAAGTCGTTTGGGCCAAAGGCTATGGCGTTCGAAAAATGGGTGAATCAACTCCGGTTGACGACCACACCTTGTTTGCCATTGCTTCAAATTCAAAAGCTTTTACCGCTGCCACCCTGGCCATTCTGGTGGACGAAGGCAAGGTCAAATGGGATGACCCGGTGACGAAATATCTGCCCTGGTTTCAGATGTATACCCCCTATGTCACCCACGAAATGACGGTTCGGGACCTGCTCTGTCATCGGAGTGGTCTGGCGACATTTAGCGGTGATTTGCTGTGGTATGAAACAACTTACACCAGCGAGGAAATTCTGCGCCGGGTGCGCTATCTCAAACCAACCTCAAGTTTTCGGAGTCAGTTTGGCTACCAGAACAATATGTTTATTGCCGCTGGTGAAATTGTTCGAGTGGTGACCGGTAAAAGCTGGAGCGAATTTGTCACAGAACGGATTCTGGCCCCACTTGGAATGACCTCGACCACAACCACCGTCACCGCCTTCAAACCCGGCGACAACATTGCCGCCCCGCACAATGAGCTAGACGGAGCAATGCGTGTGATTCGCTATTCCAACGTTGACAGTGGTGCGGCGGCAGCCGGGCTCAACTCCTGCGTGGCGGATATGGCTGAGTGGCTCAGACTGCAACTGGGTCGTGGAAAATATCAGGGCAAAGTCATTTTCAGCGCCAAAAATTCTCGTGAAATGTGGACGGCGCACACCCTTCAACCCATCAGTGAGGTGGCTGAGAAACTCAATCCAACCCAACATTTCAGTGCTTATGGTCTTGGGTGGTCGCTCAACGACTATCAGGGCCGCAAAGTCATTTCGCATGGTGGTGGACTTGATGGGATGATCTCGCGCACGGCCATGATTCCAGAAGAAAATCTTGGGCTGGTGGTTCTGACCAACAGCGAAACATCATTGGCAACCATTGTTTCCAACAAAATTTTCGATGTGTTTTTGGGTGCTCCCCAGCGTGACTGGAGTGCTGAATTCCTGGAGCTGACCCGGAGACGCAAAGAAGTCGAAAAACTGGAAACCCAGCACATCGAAGCCTCCCGCATTCCCAATACTCAGCCGTCGCTTCCCCTGGCCAAATATGCTGGGAAATATTCGGGGCCGCTCTATGGTAATGCCACCATCACGGAAGAAAACGGCCAACTGGTGCTTCGGCTCATTCCAGCGCCAAATTTTGTCGGAGATTTGGAACACTGGCACCTGGATACCTTCCGCCTGAAATGGCGGCCCAGTGTCAGCTATCCGTTTCCAAAGGGATTGGTGACTTTCACCATCAATGCCAGTGGAAAGCCAACTGAACTCAAGATTGATTGTCCGAACCCGGATTTTGATTTTGGGGAGTTGGAATTGAGGCGATAG
- a CDS encoding cation:proton antiporter, with product MPHELPLIRDLLVLLTSSIVVSLICFRIRVPMLIGFMLTGILIGPHSLGLIRDVHAVEILAEIGVVLLLFTVGLEFSLKSLFEMRKIVLNGGGLQVVATTVVVTAIFWFAGKPLNQGIFYGFLCTLSSTALVLKTYADRAETDTPHGRIGLGVLLFQDLCVVPMMLLVPILSGKESASVVNLGLRLGSAVLTVVVIILAGQYLIPKALFQIVKLRSREVFVGFVVLISLGTAWVTSQVGLSLALGSFLAGLVLADSEYSHQIVADILPFRDVFNSIFFVSVGMLLSIAALMANLGVVLVVAVGLVIIKLVLVGLVTLSLGKPLRVALVAGLGLAQIGEFSFILAKSGLEQHLMSETGYQVFLAASILTLIATPFLIQAAPKAGFWLQKLVSGGEPPAADEGESNGKAGVSGHVVIVGYGLNGKNLSRVLRKVGVEYTILELNPDTVRKCRDHGEPIHYGDSTQREVLHSVKVEDARVLVIAISDPVATRRTVAIAREMNQHLHIIVRTRFMLELQPLYQLGADQVIPEEFETSIEIFSRVLAKYGIADLMIHKEAAEIRQEGYRLLREPADAPRQLSQIASILSQTSTVMYQLPEKTSVGGKTIGQLHLRKKTGASVIATLRNNFTTVNPGPEYAFAGGDIVVLLGSPASIEQAIDLIESSSKKK from the coding sequence ATGCCTCATGAACTGCCCTTGATTCGCGATTTGCTGGTGTTGTTAACCTCTTCGATTGTGGTTTCTTTGATCTGTTTTCGCATTCGAGTCCCGATGCTGATTGGCTTTATGTTGACCGGAATTCTGATCGGACCGCACAGCCTCGGGTTGATCCGGGATGTTCACGCCGTTGAGATTCTGGCCGAAATCGGCGTGGTGTTGCTGCTTTTCACCGTCGGTCTCGAATTTTCCCTGAAGTCGCTGTTTGAAATGCGCAAGATCGTTTTGAATGGTGGCGGGCTCCAGGTCGTGGCCACGACGGTAGTGGTCACCGCCATTTTCTGGTTTGCCGGCAAACCGTTGAATCAAGGCATTTTTTATGGATTTTTATGCACGCTGTCGAGCACTGCGCTGGTATTAAAAACGTATGCGGACCGGGCTGAAACAGACACGCCTCACGGACGCATCGGCCTTGGCGTGCTGCTGTTTCAGGATTTGTGCGTGGTGCCGATGATGCTCCTGGTGCCGATTCTCAGCGGAAAAGAAAGTGCCTCGGTTGTCAACCTGGGCCTGCGACTTGGGAGCGCCGTGTTGACGGTGGTGGTGATCATTCTGGCCGGCCAGTACCTGATTCCAAAAGCGTTGTTTCAAATCGTCAAACTCCGCAGCCGCGAAGTCTTCGTCGGGTTTGTGGTTCTCATCAGCCTTGGAACGGCGTGGGTTACGTCGCAAGTCGGTCTGTCGCTGGCACTTGGATCATTTCTGGCCGGGCTGGTTCTGGCAGATTCGGAATACAGCCATCAGATTGTGGCCGATATTTTGCCGTTTCGGGATGTGTTTAACAGTATTTTCTTTGTTTCGGTCGGAATGCTGCTTTCCATCGCGGCCCTGATGGCAAATCTTGGTGTGGTGCTGGTGGTTGCCGTTGGACTCGTGATCATCAAGCTGGTGCTGGTCGGGTTGGTCACCCTCTCCCTTGGAAAACCATTGCGGGTGGCGCTGGTGGCTGGTTTGGGGCTGGCTCAGATCGGAGAATTTTCATTTATCCTCGCCAAATCCGGACTGGAACAGCACCTGATGAGCGAAACTGGCTATCAGGTATTTCTGGCCGCTTCAATTTTGACGCTGATTGCCACTCCGTTTTTAATCCAGGCAGCGCCCAAAGCGGGGTTCTGGCTTCAAAAACTGGTTTCAGGAGGTGAGCCTCCAGCAGCGGATGAAGGCGAATCCAACGGGAAAGCCGGCGTGTCAGGACACGTTGTGATTGTCGGGTATGGCCTGAACGGGAAAAACCTTTCGCGTGTGCTGCGCAAGGTTGGAGTGGAATACACCATTCTTGAACTCAACCCCGATACCGTTCGCAAATGTCGCGACCACGGAGAGCCAATCCATTATGGAGACAGCACCCAACGCGAAGTGCTGCATTCCGTCAAGGTCGAAGACGCCCGCGTGCTGGTGATTGCAATTTCCGACCCGGTAGCCACCCGGCGAACCGTTGCGATTGCCCGTGAAATGAATCAGCATCTGCATATCATTGTCCGCACCCGGTTTATGCTCGAACTCCAGCCGTTGTACCAGCTTGGGGCAGATCAGGTCATTCCCGAAGAGTTTGAAACCAGCATCGAAATTTTCTCCCGAGTCCTGGCCAAATATGGCATTGCCGATCTGATGATCCATAAAGAAGCGGCTGAAATTCGGCAGGAAGGGTACAGGTTGCTCCGCGAACCTGCTGACGCCCCCCGGCAATTAAGTCAAATTGCCTCGATTCTGAGCCAGACTTCGACCGTGATGTATCAACTCCCTGAAAAAACGTCAGTTGGGGGAAAAACCATTGGCCAGCTTCACCTTCGGAAAAAGACCGGCGCGAGCGTGATTGCAACCCTGCGCAATAATTTCACAACGGTCAATCCAGGCCCAGAGTACGCCTTTGCCGGAGGCGATATCGTGGTGCTGCTTGGTTCACCAGCCAGCATCGAACAAGCAATTGATTTGATTGAATCCAGTTCAAAAAAGAAGTGA